Within the Staphylococcus warneri genome, the region ACCCCTAGCCATATACTTTTGATATACTTTCTCATCAAAGAAAGCACTATGTTTTAATTTAAAAGGATTGGCTAGTCTACTATAATAATTTTCAACATAAGGTTTATGAGTTACTTTTTCAATTACTTTCGCAAGGACTAAATAATTGCCATCATTATATTGATGCTTATGATAAAATTTGTCATCAATGCCTTTTTGCTGAATTGATTTAACAGCTTGATCTAGATTTTTAATATTTGTAGATGCTTCATATTTATGTAGACCACTCTCATGTAGCATCAAATCTTTTAGCGTTATCTCTTTGCTTGTTTTAAACCAAGGTAAGTATTTTGTCACGGGGTCATTGATATTGACCTTATTTTCAACTTCAAGTTGTTTTAACATTAATCCAGTAGTGAATTTTTGAGAAGACCCAATTAAATACATCGTATTAGCTGAATTTTTTTCACCATTTTCGAAGTTTTTAAATCCATAACCTTTATCTAATTTAACTTTTCCGTTTTCAAATACAGTTGCAGTTCCATTAAAGTTAGTTGCTTTCAAATAATTATTGATATCTTTGTATACAGGATTTTTCTTATCCATCACATTTTTTAGTTTCTTAGGTGCCTTCTCATGTTTATCTTTTTTCAATATGTAAGTTTCATTATCGTTTTTTTGAAAAATACGACTGTCTGTTTGTAAGTATTCGCTCCATTTTCTCCCAAATATAATCATTAATACAATAAGTATTACTAATACTATTATGAAAAATATAATTTTAGTCTTATTCAGTTTCATGTTATTATTTGCCTCACCTGTTAATATCAATATTTTTCTTCAATATAAAATTTTGATATTATGACAATCATTTTTTATATCCATAATA harbors:
- a CDS encoding serine hydrolase domain-containing protein, which codes for MKLNKTKIIFFIIVLVILIVLMIIFGRKWSEYLQTDSRIFQKNDNETYILKKDKHEKAPKKLKNVMDKKNPVYKDINNYLKATNFNGTATVFENGKVKLDKGYGFKNFENGEKNSANTMYLIGSSQKFTTGLMLKQLEVENKVNINDPVTKYLPWFKTSKEITLKDLMLHESGLHKYEASTNIKNLDQAVKSIQQKGIDDKFYHKHQYNDGNYLVLAKVIEKVTHKPYVENYYSRLANPFKLKHSAFFDEKVYQKYMARGYKINHNKFSLMHPKILDQYYGAGNLYMAPHDMGQLILALQHYKIFDADVTNPLLHEFGTKQYPKEYRYGFYVTPTMNRVNGVFFGQKFTVYYNDKYIVILASNLTVEGETADETNENKMKHVFYDMLHQKKQYNVPGIQVK